A segment of the Trifolium pratense cultivar HEN17-A07 linkage group LG7, ARS_RC_1.1, whole genome shotgun sequence genome:
tactaccAGTATCCGATCCACTGGATCGTGGGTCAGTTCTAGCATAATTTACATAAGATTAACCCAAAAGTATGTGTAATATATATTCAAACCTCGAAGTATAGAAATACATAGAGTCGCTAGATTTAATTTAGTggtgaaaaatttaaatagcATGAATAAAGTTATAATTGGTTCAAATTTTATTAGCTCTAatgtaaagaagaaaaagaaaaaaaatcgaaaCACATAACTTActttacaatatataaaaactatgtttagttaaaaaataacGTATCACGTATAAGCTAAGTGATAGTAGAAAGACACATACGACATTTGCAAAAGCGTACAGGTGAAATTATTAACTAAAAGTCCAAAACCATGTAGGGCTATGTTAAGTTTCCTACAAAGAGAAGGATCCAAAACAAAGCTGATGTATAAGTAGGACAACGGAATtagaataaaaatatcaaattcatACACAATAAAGGTGTATACTCCGatatttaatttacaaaaattatatttaaaaaaaattatattttaaataaattttatcaataattATCGATATCCAACCATATAAATTggatatttaaaaatttaccCAAAATAAAACAACCATGCCAAAGTAAAAAcccaaataataaataaattaaagaaattttcACAAAAAGTACATTGAAAATCCAATATCAtccaacaaaaaacaaaacaatattcatttaatATCATAACTGACACCCAAACCAAATTACGCGATTTAGTGAGTCAGATAcatattcatattaaaaaaaatgtcacgcAAAGCCTATAAACTAAAGTTTCCTGGAACCAACATTATTAATATACATGGACCCCACCATTCTTATAGTAAAATACATGTACACAATATACACCTGACCTCACACACCTAACCTAACAAGTAATCacaaattaacttaataaaaaaaaaaaaaacaacataaattcAACTAATTTCTTCGTCACTCATAGTACTCCATATTACTTACTACCTCTCTATGTCAAGAGGTGAATAAGTTTTTTTTCCCACATGAATAAAGCTTTTTGGGTTGCCACCTAAGCTTCCCTTTTGAGATTCCACATCATCACTTATGTTCTCAAcatctttttcttcctcttcaaCTCCCAATGAGAAATATCGAACCTTAAAATCTCCTTCATAGTATTTGGTCAAAACCAAATACAAAGAAACACCAAAAACCGCCACAATAATTACAAACcaactaaataaaatattaacaagTGAAATAGCACGATGAAGTGATTCATGATTTGAACATCTCACAACTTTATGACCTTCTTCAAGATTCATAAAACAACCTTTGGAAATTAAACTTGGTGTCCAAAGCATAAATCCCATAACCATAAGCCATAAGCCTTGAAAAAATATACTTAAAGATCTCACAAAActaattatgaaatttttttgcatGGTAATTCCTAAGAGAGTAGTTGAAAGTGAGACAAAGATAAGAATTTGTAAGAGAAGATGATATTGTCCTTCTGGTCCATTGTGATCAGCTGAATGAAGATGGAAAAGAAGAAGTTGCTGAAAAAATGCTATAGAAGCTAGTAATTGTGTCAAGGAATATTTtgctttgttttcaattttgtcGAGGATGATGGCGAAAACAGCGTAGACAAAGAAAGTCAAGGATATCGAAGCGTGTTCGAAGTTGTGAAGATGGTTTGAGGGTATTGTACCGTCGGTATCAAAGGGTTGGTGTCGAGCAGGACCGATGAAAAGTTCCATTGAGATTGATGCTATTGTGGCTACCATGATAAGATAAAGTTCAATATATTTGTATTTTGATGTTGGGAACCATGGTGGTGAAATGTAAGTGTTTGGATTTTTGACATGAAGTTTGATGTGGTTTAAAAGGTGCCATAGACCTAAAATTAAGAAAGCAAAACCAGGTGCAACATGTCCTACAAGAGTGCCCATAtatgaagagaatgaagatttAAGGATGTTTtaatgttaaaataattttttggttttttttttttggaaagaatAATATTTTGGTTTTGGAAGGGAAATTAATTATGGGAGGGAAAGAGGAGAGGTTTGTATAGGGAAAGGGATGGGGAAGTCTTAATATTTAAAGAGGGAATAAATTTAAGGTGATGTGATTTAATTTGGGGTTGGGGTATGTCTAGAGGGTTCTATTAATTCAAGTCCAACATTAATTTGTGACCATAGGTTGGGGAATAAGTGTAATTTTCTTGTTCTATACATGTGACCAAATGACGAATGAGATGAGGTGTAGCTTCTTTCTGACTTTCTagatgaattaattaatttgagaaGTGCATAGTATAATACCACACGCAGCCTAGCTTGTGCTTATCCCCTATTGTTGATTAATCAATATACTTCCTATCCAAGTattgttgtaaaaaaataaaaataatttcaagttcctt
Coding sequences within it:
- the LOC123897894 gene encoding transmembrane protein 45A-like: MGTLVGHVAPGFAFLILGLWHLLNHIKLHVKNPNTYISPPWFPTSKYKYIELYLIMVATIASISMELFIGPARHQPFDTDGTIPSNHLHNFEHASISLTFFVYAVFAIILDKIENKAKYSLTQLLASIAFFQQLLLFHLHSADHNGPEGQYHLLLQILIFVSLSTTLLGITMQKNFIISFVRSLSIFFQGLWLMVMGFMLWTPSLISKGCFMNLEEGHKVVRCSNHESLHRAISLVNILFSWFVIIVAVFGVSLYLVLTKYYEGDFKVRYFSLGVEEEEKDVENISDDVESQKGSLGGNPKSFIHVGKKTYSPLDIER